A region of the Candidatus Uhrbacteria bacterium genome:
AATCCGATTGAAGAGGCCAAAGCTTATCAGCGTTTAATCGACGAGTTTGGGATGACGCAGGACGATGTTGGCCGCAAGATGGGTAAGAGCCGTCCGCAAGTTGGAAATATTATCCGCTTGCTCCAGCTCCCGCAGGAGATTCAGCAGGCTTTGGTCGAGAAAAAGATTTCTTCTTCCAATGGCCGTACGCTTTTGTCTTTGCCGACGGATGCCGAGCGCATGGAGCTTTTCCATGCCATGATTGCGGGTAATTTCACGGTACGACAAACAGAGGAACGTGTTGGAGTGCGACGTTTGCCGCGTACACTTGATCCGAATATCTCTGCCGCTGAGGATCGCTTGCGTACAAAACTACACGCCAAGGTCTCAATCAAGAGAAATGCAAAGGGCGTCGGAGAAATCCGCGTGCATTTTGGATCTGATGAAGAGCTTGGCTCGTTGCTGGAGCGGTTGTAAACGCTTCTATCTTCCACCCGGCAGCATGCCCTTGATCCAGGACGAAATCCTGGATTTTGCGTATTGCTTCACTTTTTGTTTGGCTTGGCGCGTTTTTACGAAGTTTGCCCAATCGGGATTTGGGCCTTTGCGGGACTTGTCGACGATAATATCGACCATGTCTCCGTTTTGGATGTACAGGTGTTTCCGATATCCGTGTGAATGGCGTACGCGAAATCGACGCAGGTACTGTCCTCCGGAAGGTCGATGACGTCTCCTTTGGGTGTGAAGACAAAGATGCGGTCGCGGAAAACGTCGATCTTTAATTCTTCCAGAGACTGGAGATAGAGTTTTTTGTCTTCCATTTCTTTTTGGATATCAGCGAGCTCGCGAACCCATTCCGGTGCGCGCGATTTATTGCCGGTCAATTCAATTTTTCCGTGCTCGTCATAAGCCCAGTGTGCAGCAATACCGAATTCGTTCATGGCATGCATTTCTTTTGTGCGGATTTGGAATTCGACAATTTCACCGTCTTCGCAAAAAACCGTCGTATGCAGCGAGCGGTATCCGTTTGGTTTTGGCTGAGCAATATAATCCTTGATACGGCCTTTGAGCGGCGTCCATTTGCTATGGATAATACCGAGGGCGGCGTAACAGTCGGCGACGTTATCGACAATGATGCGGAGCGCGATCAGGTCGTAAATACGCGCGATATTGCGTTCATTTTTCAGGAGTTTGCGGTATAGCGAATAGAGATGTTTGGCGCGTCCTTGTACCAAAACATTCTGCATTCCAGCTTCTGACAGAAGCGCATCTGTATTGACGATCAATTTGTCGACGTATTCTTGCTTGCCTTCCCGACCGGAACGAGAAATTTCTTTCACCCATTCGTATTCTTTTGGATAGACATACTTGAAAGCGGCGTCTTCAAGACGTCCCTTCATTTCACCCATACCAAGCCGGTTGGCAATGGGAGCAAAGATTTCGAGTGATTCGAGGGCGATGCGGAATTGTTTTTTTGGCGGAATGCTCTCGAGCGTCTCCAAATTGTGCAGGCGGTCGGCAAATTTGATGAAGACAACACGTACATCAGCAGCCATGGTCAAGAACATTTTGCGCAGGTTCTCGATGTATCGCTCAATGCCGCGATATTTGATCTTACCAAGCTTCGTAATACCGCCGACCATGTCAGCGACATCCTCGCCAAATTCTTTCTGAATATCCTCGAGTGTCTTTTGCGTGTCTTCTGGAACATCATGAAGCAGGCCCGCAATGATAATCGGGGCGGGTAAACGCATCTCGGCGAGGTTGAGAGCGGCCGCAAGCGGGTGGATGATGTACGGCTCGCCGGAAGCGCGCTTTTGACCCTCGTGGGCTGCTTTGGCAAATTCGTATGCTCGGACGATATCCTCGCGGCGGGCTTTTGGATCATAAGCAGCCACGAGATCGCAGAGCGCCTCGACGGTTTGGGACTTGTTGGCTGATCCAGACATAGATTTACCCACATTGTAGCAAGTTTTTGAGACCGTCAATGCGTTGCTCCCTGCGAGCGAAACGGGTAACATGTGGTCGATATGAGCGACGCAACCGCCACCATCGTGGAAACGCCTGCCAAGACAGGGGAATTACGCGTCGAATCGCTCCATAACTCGGCAGAAGCGGCGATTGAATCGGGCGATGTTTCTGGTGTTTACCGCATTGCCCAGAACCAGGTTGATGAGACGGTGACGAGAGAGCTCGGTATTTCTAAGATCGATGATGCGCAAACAGCCGCGGTTGCGGGACCAGAAATTATCGCCCTTAAGCAAGCTGATGCCGAGCTTGGAAATCGTACACAGGCCGCATTGGGAAAT
Encoded here:
- a CDS encoding ParB/RepB/Spo0J family partition protein yields the protein MIMPQRQTGLGRGLGALIPPKPAPVQPMANPEPRMSESEELPGQRILEAPIDKISRNPHQPRLTFDHADLEDLISSIREHGVLQPLIVTPVADGTYQLIAGERRLRASTIAGLKTVPVVVRDATELQKLELAIIENVQRSDLNPIEEAKAYQRLIDEFGMTQDDVGRKMGKSRPQVGNIIRLLQLPQEIQQALVEKKISSSNGRTLLSLPTDAERMELFHAMIAGNFTVRQTEERVGVRRLPRTLDPNISAAEDRLRTKLHAKVSIKRNAKGVGEIRVHFGSDEELGSLLERL